One region of Malania oleifera isolate guangnan ecotype guangnan chromosome 6, ASM2987363v1, whole genome shotgun sequence genomic DNA includes:
- the LOC131158874 gene encoding omega-6 fatty acid desaturase, chloroplastic-like has product MGCRCVADPAGYGISMVISTTSLSLSQYPYQRATQIRPSRQRRLHSSSMHHLKRESLLQRGNKQQQHLVPVKRTKIVKAVAVPPTASSIDGIEYRKHLAKSYGFAQIAEPIPETVTLKDIADTLPKKLLEIDDAKAWKAVLKSVAFYALGLFMTSKTPWYLLPLAWAWTGTAAAGFFSIGHECGHKSFFRNKLVEDIVGTLAFLPLIYPYEAWRFEHERHHAKTNMLFEDTGWHPIPKEYLESSPLVRKAMIYGYGLLRPWMTIAHWLQWHFDVNQFRPNEMKRVKISLACVYAFIAVGWPFLIYETGFTGWINFWLMPWLVYHFWMSVVTMIHHTAPHISFKPRDEWNAAEAQLSGTIHCDYPSWVEFFIHDINFHVPHHISPRIPFYNLRAAHQLLRDHWGKYLNETTWSWRLMKTIMTTCHVYSEEKNYSTFDELAPQDSRSITFLRKVMPE; this is encoded by the exons ATGGGTTGCAGATGTGTTGCAGATCCTGCGGGCTACGGCATTTCCATGGTCATATCCACTACGTCTCTTTCCCTTTCTCAG TACCCATATCAGAGGGCAACTCAAATACGCCCCTCCCGGCAGCGGCGGCTTCATTCCTCAA GTATGCATCATCTGAAGAGGGAAAGCCTTCTCCAAAGAGGAAACAAGCAACAGCAGCATTTAGTTCCTGTCAAAAGGACTAAAATTGTAAAAGCTGTGGCAGTTCCTCCCACAGCATCTTCAATTGATGGCATCGAGTATAGAAAACACTTAGCTAAAAGCTATGGTTTTGCACAAATTGCAGAACCGATTCCTGAAACTGTTACATTAAAGGATATTGCTGATACACTACCAAAGAAG TTGTTGGAGATTGATGATGCAAAAGCATGGAAGGCTGTTCTAAAATCTGTCGCATTTTATGCATTGGGGCTCTTCATGACTTCAAAGACCCCATGGTATCTGCTTCCACTGGCTTGGGCATGGACAGGGACTGCAGCTGCAGGG TTCTTTTCTATAGGTCATGAATGTGGTCATAAATCATTTTTCAGAAACAAGTTGGTGGAAGACATTGTTGGAACTCTGGCCTTTTTGCCATTGATATATCCATATGAGGCATGGCGTTTTGAACACGAACGGCATCATGCAAAAACAAACAT GTTGTTTGAGGATACAGGCTGGCACCCAATTCCAAAAGAATATCTTGAATCATCTCCACTTGTGCGTAAAGCCATGATATATGGATATGGTTTACTCCGGCCTTGGATGACTATAGCGCATTG GTTGCAGTGGCACTTTGATGTGAACCAGTTCAGACCAAATGAAATGAAGAGGGTAAAGATAAGCTTGGCTTGTGTTTATGCATTTATCGCAGTTGGATGGCCATTCCTTATCTACGAGACAGGGTTCACCGGTTGGATCAACTTCTGGTTAATGCCATGGCTGGTTTATCATTTTTGG ATGAGTGTTGTCACAATGATCCACCACACGGCTCCTCACATATCTTTCAAACCTCGGGATGAGTGGAATGCAGCTGAGGCTCAGCTTAGTGGAACAATTCATTGCGATTACCCTTCTTG GGTAGAGTTTTtcattcatgatatcaatttccATGTACCACACCATATCTCCCCAAGGATACCGTTCTACAATCTGCGTGCTGCCCATCAGTTGCTTCGAGATCACTGGGGAAAG TATCTTAATGAGACTACTTGGAGTTGGCGTTTGATGAAGACCATAATGACAACGTGCCATGTTTATAGTGAGGAGAAGAATTACAGTACCTTCGATGAACTTGCCCCTCAAGATTCTCGTTCCATCACTTTCCTGAGAAAAGTTATGCCTGAATGA